A segment of the Salvelinus namaycush isolate Seneca chromosome 3, SaNama_1.0, whole genome shotgun sequence genome:
TAACCcaattccctccctctctgtagCTGACAGGTCGTCGCGTAGTATAATATATCCAGTAGCCTATTTATGTAATAAAAACCACACCGCGGATATAGCCTTATCAGCATCAGGCTCTGCAGCCGAGAACCGTACCATGCATACTGTATGTTTGCGTCAGACGGAGAGAGGGGCGGAGAGGCGTTTGCTGGCACGATTCTCACCATTAGTCTTTTCGCAcatagtttgaaatgtttgagaCATGTTTGACTATTATGGAAACATCTCAGGAATGGTGTGCCTAGTCTACACAATGCATGGCCTCATTGGCGGTTCACATTCATTATttgctcgctctctccctctccctctcgctctctctctttctctctctctcctctccaagcCTCCGTCTATCAGCTGTGTTTTTCCACGTGTCAGGAACAAGGTTGTTTAGTGCTTAAGAGTGGTgttatcccaaatggcaccgtattccctttaTAGGGCTCTGAacaaaataagtgcactatatagggaatatggtgccatttgggttaGAACCTCAGAAAGTTATTGAGCCCATATAATGTCATATTTTCACGCCAAAACGCACGTAAAAATGATTGTATTGGATGCTCTTAAAAAGTTAACAGTTGTTGCTGTCATACAATTCAGGCCCATATGGAAATATGACTCTCTTGGCAAATTAAAGACACAATTAACCTCTTAACGAAACCATTTTTTATTGATACTTTTTATTAGCCTTCAGAGAAACACTCATATAAACATCTATACATAATCATAGTTTTATACTAACAATGGCTGtggtaataaataaaataaataaaaactgttAACAGTAGCCTATACCGTGATACACTCTCCATCCCGTGCCAgacataaaaaacaaaaaaacgcaCAAACTTTGTCAAGACAACTTTGTGAAGACGTTCATGCGTTCATGTACATGTTCCATTTTCCAATTCCAATTGAAATTGCCCCTTTACGCTTGATGTAAGCTATTGTAGCTAAATGTTTACATCTGAAACAATATGTTAATTTATCAGCTTTTTATTTAACAAAATCCGATTTTGTATGATGAGGGTTTAATTAAAGTTGAATGGAAATACTTTTACCCCGAGTTAGATAGGCCTATTCTACACAGGAACACTTGCATTCGGATATGATGGGGTATTGGACCTGTATCCACATGCAGTATTTCTTTTTGAGAAAGCCCTGGCAGTACCAGCGGAGGAATGTCTTGGTGACTGACTTGTCGGGCATGCAAAACATCCCCGCCGGGAACGAACAAGAGCGCTCATTCAGACACTGTCCCTCCTTGACGTAACGCGGCCAGAACCTCACGCCCAAGTCCTTCCATACATAGCCCACGGGGCAGTGCGTGTATGCCCACAACCACTGTGCAAACTTCCGACGGGCTTTCTTGCCCACTGTCACCCGGTCCAGCTGTTTCAGCAAGTTGGGAATAGGTCCCATCAGTCTGGACTGTGCTTCAAGGGCAGTCCGGTTCTCCACA
Coding sequences within it:
- the LOC120043948 gene encoding noggin-2-like encodes the protein MGISPAALLYVIATIHLGVSQHFLRLRPSPSEHLPVPGLKEDPDPKYDPGKQDLAERTLKRKLGRNFDPVFMSINSPPVVENRTALEAQSRLMGPIPNLLKQLDRVTVGKKARRKFAQWLWAYTHCPVGYVWKDLGVRFWPRYVKEGQCLNERSCSFPAGMFCMPDKSVTKTFLRWYCQGFLKKKYCMWIQVQYPIISECKCSCVE